In Erigeron canadensis isolate Cc75 chromosome 8, C_canadensis_v1, whole genome shotgun sequence, the DNA window cttgaaagAGAGACTTAAGAAAGGTAGAAGATGCTTGCCAAATTTGAAGGGTTTTGGGAGAATGGGAAGTCACAAGATATCTTAAGAAAATGGGAAAGGATAAGGCAATTGATTCAAATAAATACCCCATTTTCAGATGTTGACCACTTTGTTgattaattttgacttttgataaaGTTTGACCAACATTGACTTTTTATACTTGGACAAATTTTGGCACAAGATTTTGACAAAAAATCAAAGTGTTAGGAAATGACCAATTTTGATTTAGATCATCATTATATGATGATATAAGACTTCCATGAAAGTCACAAGTCGATTTGATAAAGAACGAAGCGGGAAAAAATCGGATGTGCCGAGAACAGTGGCGCATGGCTCTTGCACAGGGCAAAGGCAGTGCTATGCCACCCAGAGGCTGTGCTATGCCACCCAGAGGCTGTGCTATGCTTCAGAGAGGCCGTGCTCCAGTGCAACACCAAATTGACATGTTTTTACGTTTTTGGTCTGGAAATAGCGTACACCATGCTTAAGTCTATATTTCAGATATTTTGAATAATTACATGTATTGTTATGGCACGCCACAGATTGATCGACGCTATAGATAGTGCTACTTTGCATGTTTGATAATCGTTGTTAAAAAGGATGTTCAAGCATGTAAGAATATACGTATGATCATTTATATTTCACACTTAGTTTCATGTGGTATGTtctgaatcatcatcaaaactaaGGAGTGCATTATAATGTATACCATGTATTGCACCAACAATCTGCTTGACCATTCTAATCCCGAGATTGTTCAATCTAACAATGTAGAGCTATGTAAATCTGTATTCTTACAAGAACATTAGTTTATTTGCAAAAATAGCGGAATGTTATGGTTTGAATAGTTCTAATTAATCACTCTGTGCAGGAAGCAGTAATGAAGAAAAAGTATGGAGGGTTACTACCACGGAAAACCCCATTAATCTCAAAGGTGACCacgtttatttttctttctctatATCCAGAAAGCGTACGTGTGTATAACTCTACTTAGCTTTCTTGCCTGTTCGTATACAGGACCATGATCGTGCCTTCTTTGATTCAGCAGATTGGGCACTGGGAAAGGTACTAGACTACTAACTTCTACTGTATCTCGAttaattttggtgttttgaGTTTGATTTTCATGTTTTGGTTGTTCCTTGTTTGACACTTGCTAACAGGGATCACAAAAGAGTAAAGGACCTTTAGAGGCATTGCGTCCGAAATTACAGGTACTTTTGCAATTTGAACATACAAAATGTGAGATAGTTTCTTCTTTTTATAGGCCGGCTTTTGACTTGCATACATACATGTGTATACAAGTGCGGTTCCTGTACCaaggtggcaattttgacccatttgcttatgaatgggtcaatttgggttatGATATATCTTTAACTGGCCTAACCTAAAAATCAGCTAAAaaagaaatgggtcaaaagccCAGAGTAGTTTAATCTTCATAATCATTTTAAGCTGCTTTGTCAAAAAATGTATATTGTTGTAAAAATGTCCTTTTTGATATCACAATTAACGCTTTAAACAGTTATATTCTTCTTGAATCAGGCAGATACAGTGTTTATTGGTGAGCATGAGTGTGTGACCCAACCCATTTCTCCCCATATCAAAGTTACCCGTTTTTACCTATTACCCCGCCTGCTCACCGCTTACCGTGTCCATTTTATGACCTCTATGAAGTATCGTCCTTGTGTTTTCGTTATTCCTCACTTTTGTTtcatttgatattttttgtCAGCCAACACCACATCATCAAGGTCGTTCGAGACGGTCAGCTTACGCTCCTGCAGATGAAGGAGAAGGTACTTTATGCTTTCATGGCTCCCAAAACCAAGAACAATCAACGTGTAGTTTTCcgtaaaaaaaattgtaaaactaTTGTGACAGTTGGAGTTTGATGTGGCGAAATGGGTGGGTTTggttaatgggtcaaaatggtttGGCCTGCAGATACTTTTTTCTAATATATTAACTTctgataaatattaaaaatgttaaataagatcgttaaactatattataataatagttattatctGTTTTTTGAACCATCTGACCCGTTTAACCAATTCTTCGTTATcgtaattttttttagtttacccatttgaccagttttctgattgtaatcatttttgACTTTACGCATGTGACCAGTTTCCTTGTTCCTgcaaaaattttttataattattttaccCATTTGGCACGTTTCTTTCTTACCATACTTTTTTATTCATCTGACTCGTTGTCAATAAGCATAACCTAACTCACCCCATCCATAAGTATGTGGGTTGAAATTGTCACTCTTCGTTACAGTCAACGACAGACTCATCGTTACCTTGTCTTATTGCTgtcctaaattctttttataatagaTGGCGGTAGCCCAAATCAAGCTGCTTCAGAGGATCAGAGCTCCGTGTTGGAAATGACCAATGATGAAAATTCTCATTTCGAAGAGCAGAAGCATCCGAATTGAGTGTTTTCAATTAAGAGGCCATACCTTTGCTCAGGACTAGACTGGTATGAATAACATCGCATGGATTTTGTACCTATTGTTTCAGAATCAAGAAACACATACATGTCTGATAGTACTATACCATTCTTGTATCATGGGAGTTTTACCATCTTCAGAATGTGGTGTGTGGTCTCTATATATGACAGACTAAATAATCTTGTTATGTGACTTGTATAATGAAGAGTATGTTGTTGAGGGGAAAGAAAATATTGCAGGCAATCGATTTTATGTTATCACATTTGGTGTTACACACAAAGTGGGTCAATATTTGTTCAAGTTACAAATTTAAGATTGATTATTGCACATCTACACACGATAACGCATCAGTAATAGTATCTGTAAAATCATACTGAACAATCCAGCAGACTATAAGATTACCCATATCATCACCACACCCAAAACAACACAGAACTAAATTTTCCGGTGGGGTTTAGACCAAGTTTaccaaaaaaacaattaaacatgACTCGCGAGTTTTAGCCTGCCTCGTTCTGTGCTAATTCAACTTGGAACTAAATATATTCCAGTTGTTCTTCATTTTGATGTTCGATCCAGCCTCAATCTTGCGGTTAATTAGAAGAAGAGATTTTTCAAGAGCGTTCTAGGTTTGAATCCTGCTAGCTAATACAATTTTTGATGGACCAGTAAAAAAAGGGTTCGGAATGATGGATATATATTTGAGTCAAAAAGACTATTTTTCTAGAATAAAAAATCTAATCCGTTGATAAAAAGGAGAAAAGTCAGAAAACAAAAGTGTAATAAAAATCTTTAGTGGGCAAAGGGGAGGAGTGAGAGGTGATGGTTGTTTATGGTGTATCTTGTCTTCCTTCATCAAATCAATCCAACCCCTCATTCCATAATGATGGTTTCTTCAATATGATCAATTTGAAGCTGAATATTTGTCCCCCTAATAACTTCACATCCACTTCAATCCAAAACAATGTCaaatcaccatcatcatcatcatgtacCAGCAACAGCAACATGAGAAAGGCATGCTGCAGCTCATTATTATGTGGGAGAAGGCCATTTTTAGCAACAATCTCCACCACTACTGCTCTTAACCTTATCCAACCTCACCCATCCAATGCTTTAGATTCCATGGTACCTCCCTCCCTTACCTTACTCTTCAAAGTAGTTGATTTTTGGTCAACTGGACTTCCAAGTATTTTATCATCAATCCTGCCATTATTAACATCATATATAGCCAAAGTTTCAAGTTACTTTACTATCTAAGTTTTGGTGTTTTTCTATGTTCCAAAGTAATTGTTTGCATCTAATATTGGGTAGATAGAACTTTTTCGTATAATCCCGGCCACCAAACTCAAAGCACCATTTAATAAATGGTAAATGGTAAAAATGTTATATTACTAATAAGTAAACAACGGCAATTATTTTGAGATGCATGAAATAAATGGTTGAGCTTGATTTATCAATGGAGATAATCCGGATTAGATATTTTTGAGTGTTGAAGCTCATAAGTTTAGCACTAAGCTTAAATCTTTCTATAGCATAGTTTTGAGCTTTGGATAAAGAAAGTGTGGTTGAGCTATCTGAACTCAGCTTGTTTGCAGTATTAGTTAGGTTCAGTTAGATAGAACAGATTATCCATTATTTAATCATAAGGGAGTGTACGGGGTTGCGTTAAAATCAAGCAATAATAAGCAGTAAACCCAAACACCCCCACAATGTCCATCATAAAAGTTTACTTCCGAAGATAAGTTGTCTCATTTTGGGGATTATGTAACATGCTGCATAATCTGCTAAGGGTAATAATTACAGTACCATGATTACATGGATTATTGAGAGTTACCTGCCATATTCTTGTTTCAATTCCTTTATAATTTTCACTTTCCTGAATGAAAACTTAAATCAGCCCCCTTCTGTATGAAGGATGTGCTAAACAGGATTCACCCTCCACGACCAGATTGGTATGAAGAGTTTTATGCTGCAGCCATGGATAGAACAATGAAATCTTATGAGGCCGAGGTTAGTAAACAAGTAAATTTTGTTTCTAAACCAAATATAACAGTGGCGtggaaaaaaatttcaactcTCTTTAACTCATTTTCGTTTGTAGGTTTGTGTACATGACACGGGTTATTTGATAAGATTGCAGGTTATAAGTCACAGCTTTTTGCAAATTTGACTGGGAAGGCTGCAAAGGTATTGGAGCTTGGGATAGGAACCGGTCCTAATCTCAAATACTACAGCAATGCA includes these proteins:
- the LOC122578974 gene encoding uncharacterized protein LOC122578974 encodes the protein MSQTNESPKDVIVAENDPKVEVNDGPSFEEVPNHVDKTEENPMPSPAQEEAVMKKKYGGLLPRKTPLISKDHDRAFFDSADWALGKGSQKSKGPLEALRPKLQPTPHHQGRSRRSAYAPADEGEDGGSPNQAASEDQSSVLEMTNDENSHFEEQKHPN
- the LOC122578546 gene encoding methyltransferase-like protein 7B isoform X2 is translated as MVVYGVSCLPSSNQSNPSFHNDGFFNMINLKLNICPPNNFTSTSIQNNVKSPSSSSCTSNSNMRKACCSSLLCGRRPFLATISTTTALNLIQPHPSNALDSMDVLNRIHPPRPDWYEEFYAAAMDRTMKSYEAEIAGYKSQLFANLTGKAAKVLELGIGTGPNLKYYSNASSGLSVIGVDPNRKMEKYAQAAAEASGLPQTSFKFIHAVAEALPVSDASMDAVVGTLVLCSVKDVHQTLQEIKRVLKPGGLYIFVEHVAAKGEQVSSETYLDG
- the LOC122578546 gene encoding methyltransferase-like protein 7A isoform X1; protein product: MVVYGVSCLPSSNQSNPSFHNDGFFNMINLKLNICPPNNFTSTSIQNNVKSPSSSSCTSNSNMRKACCSSLLCGRRPFLATISTTTALNLIQPHPSNALDSMDVLNRIHPPRPDWYEEFYAAAMDRTMKSYEAEIAGYKSQLFANLTGKAAKVLELGIGTGPNLKYYSNASSGLSVIGVDPNRKMEKYAQAAAEASGLPQTSFKFIHAVAEALPVSDASMDAVVGTLVLCSVKDVHQTLQEIKRVLKPGGLYIFVEHVAAKDGTLLKVIQRALDPLQQTVADGCHLTRETGDSISAAGFTSVDMRTTFLSSASLVNPNIYGIAYK